The genome window CTTCAAACTATCCTGATTAACCAGATACGTCTGATAACCGATATTACTGAAATTAAACAGGTAATTAGGCTGATGCATGAAGATCTTATTCAAATAAGTATCCGATCTGGTCGCAATACTACCCTGCTCATTTTCATCCTCATCCAGATCAAATTTACTATCAACCACCACCAGATCTACTTTCTGCTCCAGCGCTTCGTAAGCCATATATTGTGCATAAGTCAGATCCTGGCCGCCACCAATAATAACCGGAACAATATCCAGTCTCATCAGCTCGGTTACCACCATCTTAAGCGCAATGTAAGTATCAGAAATCGTCGCTCCGGCTATAATATTACCTAAATCAACGATCCTGCTCTCAAATGCTCCTTCATGCAGTAAATAAAACTGTTCTCTGAAGTAATCAGGCCCTAAAGAACAACCACTATTATTCACCGCAGCACGGTCATCCTTCACACCCAGAATCGCGATATCAAAGGTTTTATCACCCAGCTCAGGAAATTTTTCCGTGTAAAAACTAGCCTTCATTCCCAGCTGACTGGTATAAAAGCCCTGTTTAGGCGTGAATTTTTCGAGAGTTAAAGGGGAGAAAAAATCGGATAAGGACATAATTAATGGTATCTATGCTGTCAAATATCTATTTTTGAGATCATATATTAATGAACATCCTAAAAAAAATGAAATGATTTTAGTTACCGGTGCCACAGGATTTTTAGGAGCTGAACTCATTTACCAGCTTACCGGGCAAGGACAAAAAGTACGCGCACTAAAAAGAGAAGACTCCGTAATCCCTGCAATACTATCCGGCAATACACTGATTGAATGGGTAGTAGCCGACATTAATGACCTCTCCACACTTGATGATGCTTTTGAAAATATCACAAAAGTGTACCACTGCGCAGCTAAAGTATCATTTGATCCTAAAGATAAAGCAACCCTGCTGAAAGTTAACATTGAAGGAACCAGTAATGTGGCTAATTTATGTGTATACCATAACGCAAGGCTTCTTCACGTGAGTTCTGTTGCCGCACTGGGAGAAGCCAAAAAAGATATGCAGATTACCGAAAAAGACTTTTGGGAATATGACGCCAATGTCCACTCCTATGCAATTTCCAAATACGAAGGAGAAATGGAAGTGTGGCGTAGTATGGCTGAAGGGCTGGACGCAGTTATTGTGAATCCATCGGTCATCATTGGCCGGAATGCAGGATATACAGGTAGTGGTGCGATCTTCAAACTCGTTAAAGACGGTTTAGGCTATTATACCAAAGGAGCTACCGGAATTGTAGACGTTGAAGATGTCGCAAAAAGCATGATTCTGTTGATGGAAAGTGAGATCACAGGTGAAAGATTTACAATATCAGCAGAGAATTACTATTATAAGCAGTTTTTTTCAGAGATTGCCAAAGGAATGGGTGTTAAAGCCCCATCTAAAGAAGCTAAACCGTGGATGCTTGGTCTTGCATGGCGGGCAGCAAAACTAGCTTCCCTGTTTACAGGAAAAGCCGCCGCACTGACCAGCGATGCTGCAAAAAGCAGTTTAAATATAAGTTTATACAGTAACGATAAAATCAGGAATAGTACGGGTATCACCTTCAAGCCCCTGCATCAAAGCATTCAGGAAGTATGTGCAGGTTTAAAAAAACTTTAAAATGAAGCAAAAGAATATTTACATCATTGATTTCGACAGCACTTTCACACAGGTAGAAGCTCTTGATGAGCTTGCCCGCATTTCCCTCAAAAAACATCCCGACAAGGAAGCCATCTTTAAGAAAATTGAAGACCTCACTAACCTGGCGATGGAAGGAAAACTATCATTTGGTGAAAGTCTGGCGCAAAGAGTAAAATTACTGGAAGCTTCAGAAGATCACCTGAAACAATTGATCACCCGGTTAAAGAAGAAAGTATCCAAATCTTTTTCCCGCAATGCGGAGTTCTTTAAAAAACATGCCGACCAGGTATTGATCGTATCCGGCGGTTTTAAAGAGTTTATTACCCCGGTAGTAAGCCAGTATCATATCAAAAAAGAAAATATTTACGCGAATACTTTTGTGACTACGGGCGATGGCAAAATCATCGATTATGACCATGCAAACCCATTAAGCGAAGAAGGTGGCAAAGTAAAACTGATGCAGCACCTGAATCTTGAGGGCGATTTATATGGCATCGGCGATGGTTATTCAGATTTTCAGCTTCGTGAAAGCGGAATGATCAAAAAGTTCTTCGCCTTTACAGAAAATATTTCCAGAGAGAGTATCGTAAGCAGAGCTGATCATGTGACGCCTAGCTTTGACGAGTTTTTATACGTTAATAATCTGCCACGGGCCATTTCTTATCCAAAAAACAGGATTTTATGCCTGGCAATCGGAGATATTCCGGAAGAAAGCCTGGCACTTTTAAAGAAAGATGGTCTTTCTATCCGTCATAAAACGTCTTTTGAAGATAAATATATCAAAGATGTCCATATGATCTTGCTGGGAAAAGGGGAGAAAATGGACCCTGAGAAATTAAAAATTGCACTGAAGCTAAAAACAATTGGTTATCTGGGTAGCGCAAGCAGCAAAATAGACCTGCAAGCTTGTACAACCATGGGGATTGTAGTTTTTGAAGATCCAAAAAATAATCCGAGAAATGCCAATTTCATTCCTAAAAGGATGTTGGATTTCATGAATAAAGGGACTACTTATCTAAGCGTTAACTTCCCGAATTTACAGTTGCCGAGAATTGATGCTTCACACCGGCTGATTCACGTCCACCATAACGTGCCGGGGATTATGGCTCAGATCAATACTGTTTTTGCAAAACACAATATCAATATTGTGGGCCAGTTCCTGATGACCAACCCATCGATCGGTTATGCCATTACAGATATTAATGCAGAATATGACAAAGATCTTTTTAAGTCTTTAAAGAAAATTGAACATACTATTAAATTCAGAGTACTTTATTAAAATGGAGCTTACACCAGAAATAAAAAGCAAGCTGGATAAACTACAGGAAAAGTATGAAGCTATGGGCCAGGATATGGCCGCCTATCTGGATGGGCTGCTTTATGCCGATTTCTTAACTTATTGGGATTATATCCACCTTGACACTTTATTGAGTCTTCAGAGTCCGAAAACACCTTTTCCGGACGAAGAGATTTTCATTATGTACCACCAGATTACAGAGCTGTATTTTAAGCTTTGCCTGCATGAGTGTAAACAAATTGCAGAACATCCTGCGCTGACCGTTGAATTTTTCACGGCACGCGTAAAACGTATCAATGCCTATTTCAATGCCTTGACCAGCTCTTTTGATGTGATGGTAGACGGTATGGAAAAAGAACAATTCCTTAAATTCAGAATGTCTCTGTTACCAGCCAGCGGTTTTCAATCTGCGCAATACAGAATGATCGAAATCTGTGCAACTGATTTTACAAGATTGGTAGATAAGAGTAAAAGGGAAGAACTTGCCAATGCCAGTTTAGAAGAGAAATTTGAAAATATCTACTGGAAATTCGGAGCTACTGAATTATCGAGCGGCAAACAGACGCTGACTTTAAAACAGTTTATCACCAAGTATGCTGCCCGGTTTCTGCAATTGGTGAAAGACAGGGAGTTTAATAATTTCTCTGCTTTATACACCCGTTTTGAAAAGGAAGGCCACGATGTAAGCTTATTAGCTGACGAATTAAGAAAGCTGGATCTGTTCGTCAATGTGGAGTGGCCATTGTCACACTATAAATCGGCAGTCAGATATTTGGAGCGTGATCCGGTAGACATCGCTGCTACAGGAGGAACCAACTGGCAGAAATACCTGCCTCCGCGTTTCCAGAAAAGAATCTTTTATCCGTTTTTATGGACGGAGGAACAGTTGGAAGAATGGGGTAAATCGTGGGTGCTGAGTGTACTGAAAAGCATCAAAAAGTAAGTCAGCCACAATAAACCACTCTTTAATCGATAATACAGTCCAACACCGGACAAATGTCATAAAGAGAAATAATATATTATATAAGACGAATATTTCGTAATTTTGTACTGATAAATAAGAGAAACCGTGATAGATACATTAACTATAAAAACCACAAAAGCTGGTCATTCCAGACTGGCTGAAACAGATTATACTGACTTGCCTTTTGGAAAAGTTTTTACAGACCATATGTTCGTGGCTGATTACGAAAACGGTGAATGGAAGAATTTCGAAATCCTTCCTTATGGCCCTATTCCAATGAGCCCTGCTATTTCTGCTTTACATTATGGACAGGCAATTTTTGAAGGACTGAAAGCTTACAAACAGGCAGACGGCGGCGTAAGTGTATTCAGAGCTGATAAAAACTTTGCACGTTTCAATAAATCTGCTACCCGTATGGCGATGGCAAATATTCCTGAAGAAGTTTTCATGCAGGGTATTGCAGCGCTGATCGACATTGATAAAGCATGGGTTCCGGCTGAAGAAAATTATTCTTTATATCTCAGACCAGTAATGTTCGCTACAGACCCTGTTTTAGGTGTAAGACCATCTTCAACTTATAAGTTTGTGATCCTTGCCAATCCAAGTGCTCCATATTACAGCAAACCTTTAAAAGTTAAAATTGAAACGCATTACACGCGTTCTGCTGAGGGTGGTGTGGGTGCAGCAAAAACTGCTGGAAATTATTCAAGAGCGATGCTTCCAACTGTAGAAGCACAGGCAGAAGGTTTTGATCAGCTGATCTGGACTGACGCTAAGGAACATAAATACTTAGAGGAATCTGGTGCAGCCAACCTGATGTTTGTGATCAATGGTAAAATTGTAACACCCGAAGTTCGTGAAACGATTCTGGATGGTGTAACCAGAGATACAATTATCCTGCTGGCAAAAAGCATGGGTACTGAAGTAGAAGAAAGAAGAGTACTGATCCGGGAAGTACTGGATAACATCGAAAACGGAAGCTTAACAGAAGCTTTTGCGGTAGGTACTGCTGCAACGGTTACACAGATCAGTGAGATCACTTATGAAGGTAAAACTTACCAGTTAACAGATCCTGCTACACGTACCGTTTCTACTGGAATTGCTAAAAAATTAAACGATATCCGTTATGGAATTACAGCTGATGAATTCGGCTGGAACTGGTCGGTTTAATTCAAAATAAAATAATTTAAAAAAATGGGGATGTTCATAGTATATGAACATCCCTTTTTTTATATTTATGGAAAGGTAGCCATTCCGGCATCCTGTTGGGGTAACATAACACATACACAATGAAAACACAATTGAAAAACTTCAGCACCAAATTAATTCTGACCCTGCTTTTCATAGCTGGCCTTTCCAGTTATAGCAAAGCAGAAGACATCCGGATGGTTATCAAAGAAGAGCGTGCAAACTGTACAGGTATGGGCCCTCAAACCTGTTACCTGGTCAAATATTCAACCAGTAAAGACTGGGAATTTTTTTATGGGGGTATCGTAGGATTTACTTATCAGCCTGGTTACCGGTATACCCTTTTGGTTTCCCGTACCAAAAGAACAAATGTTCCGGCAGATGCTTCCAGTTATGTCTATAAAGTAAAAAGGATTTTAAAGCGCCAGAAAATATCCCGTGGTATTGAAAATACGACAACAAACACAGCCGAAGCTAACTTTGTCTTTAACCACAAATGGAACTTAATCCAGCTGAATGGCATTACCCAGGAAGAATCGCCCGCTTACCTGATCTTTCACCGCGAAGATCAGCGTTTTAACGGTTCTGCTGGTTGCAATAACATTTTTGGAAGTTATGAATTCAGCAAAGGTGCGATTAGTTTTAAACAAATCGGAAGTACCATGATGGCCTGTTCAGAAGAGAAGATGAAACTGGAAAATGATTTTGTAAACCTGCTGAACGATAAAACATTCAGATATGATATTGCAGATCAGACCTTAAACTTTTATCTGGGCAATAAGCTGGTCGCGATATTTGGGATGTCCGATCTGGAAACCAATCCACAATAATAATTTAAAAAGATATCTTCAGGAAAGCATGCTGCATTAAACGCAGCATGCTTTCTTTTTATCAGGTAATATCTATTACACAATACAAATAATGCGCCGCTGCTTTCTTAGTTTTGTGTCACTAAATTTCCCACATGAAGAATCATTTACTATTCAGTCTGGCAGCCGGGCTTTGTTTCAGTTTCAATCTACAGGCTCAGGAGCACAGACTTAATTTTGCTCAGACGCAGGGTCTCTCTCCTTCGTTAACAAAAAGCCTGAATAAAGTTACAGGCTGGAGTGATGAAAATCATTATATAGAAAAAGATGACAAAACACGCAGTTTATATGCGGTAGACATCAATTCAGGTGCAAAAACGGCCTATACGCCACCACCTAAAAGTGATGTGGACGTGATGATACAAGACAATGACGTTTATATTAAGTACGGTAAATCAGCACCTAAACGTTTAACCAATACTCCTGAAGAAGAACTCAATCCGACACTTTCGCCGGATGGAAAATATGTAGCTTTTACCCGTAAAAGTGATCTTTATGCAGTTGATGTGACTACAGGTAAAGAAATCAGGTATACGACCGATGCTACAGATGTGATTTATAACGGTTATTCTTCCTGGGTTTATTTCGAGGAAATATTAGGCCGTCCTACAAAGTATAAAGCTTTCTGGTGGGCTCCGGACAGCAAGCATCTTGCCTTTATGCGTTTTGACGACACCAACGTACCAATGTTCCCGATCAATGGTTCAACGGGGCAGCATGGTTACGTAGAGAAAACACGTTATCCAAAAGCCGGTGACCCTAATCCTGAAGTTAAAATAGGTTTTGTTCCTTCGGCAGGCGGTACTATTGTATGGGCTGATTTCAACGAAAAAGACGACCAATATTTTGGAACTCCATACTGGAGCTACGATGGAAGCAACATGATGGTTCAATGGATGAACCGCGGACAGGATAACCTGAAGTTTTACGCAGTTAAACCGGAGACTGGTGCTAAAAAAGAAATTTATGATGAGAAACAATCATCGTGGGTAGATCTGGACTACGATGGCCGTATTACCTATTTGGAGGATAAAAAACATTATATCTTAAAAAGTGATAAAACAGGCTGGGCGCATTACTACTTGTATACCCTGGATGGCAAACTGGTAAATCCGCTGACCAGTGGCAAATGGCAGGTAAAAAACATTGTTAAAGTTGACGAGAAAAATAAAGTAGTCTATTTCATGGCGAATAAAGAAGCTTCTACCACAACTGATCTGTACAGTGTCAACTACAATGGTAAAAACTTAAAAAGACTGACTTTCGGGAACTATACCCACGAGGTAGAAATGTCTCCTTCGGGCGATAAATTCATCACGACTTATTCCAATGTAACTACGCCAGCTAAACAAGCGTTAGTGGACCATAACGGCAAAATCATTAAAGAAATCGCGGATAGCAAGTCTGCTGATTTCGCCAGTTATAATATCGGAAAAACAGAAATGATCACAATCCCAACCGATGATGGTTACAATTTGCCTGCGGTTATTACTTACCCGGTAGATTTTGACGAGACGAAACAATATCCTGTGATTTTCAGTATTTACGGTGGCCCTGATGCCGGAACTGTAAAAAACACCTGGAAAAAAGCTGACCTGCAATGGTGGGCAAATGAAGGAATTATCCAGATAGAGGTAGATCACCGTGCTTCTGGTAAATTCGGTAAAGAAGGTGTGGCCTTAATGCATAGAAATCTGAGTAAATGGGAGATGAAGGATTACATTACTGCTGCCAAGTGGTTAAAGGCAAAACCGTGGGTTAATAATAAAAAATTACTGATTACAGGTCATAGTTATGGTGGTTATATCACGACAATGGCTTTAACCTATGGTGCAGATTATTTTGATTTTGGTTATGCAGGAGCCCCGGTTACGAGCTGGGAACTTTATGACAGCGTATATGCAGAGCGTTTTATGGATACGCCTAAGGAAAATCCTGAGGGATATAAAAATGCTTCAGTATTAACATATACTAACAAGTATAAAGGTTTGATGCGTATCATGCATGGTGATATGGATGACAATGTTCATATGCAAAATACAATTCAACTGATTAACAAGCTGGAAGATGAAAACAAGCACTTCGAACTGATGATCTATCCAGGTGGCAGACATGGTTGGAAAGGTGTTAAAAGCAAGCATGATTTTTCAGAACGTGCCCGCTTCTATTACACTAATCTGTTAGATAAACCAGCACCAGCAGAAGTTCTGCAATAAAAATAAGCTCTTTAAAATAAAAAAGGCTGAATAACTATAGTTGTTCAGCCTTATTTTTTCCTTCTCCGCCGAGCCTCTCTCCGCTGCTCCCTATCACTCTTCATTTTCTCAAACTTCGCAATCTGCGCATCAATTTCCGCCTGTTTCTCTGGCGTTAACCCAACCGTATACTTAATCCCCTGCAATAGCGTCTTCCAGATAAAACTAAAAAAAGAAATTCTGGGGTCCCGCTGAAAATAGATTGAAGCCCCAACCATTTTACCCTTGTCATCCGGATTATCCGGCCTGATCACCAATGAATTTGCCAGCATAGAAAACAATCCCAGCTTCACCAGCCTGTTTTTCCCCTCCACCTTCTTCATCAGGCCAATTGATAAATCCTTATACCGGAAATTAAGATTACCGCTGGCCTTTGCCTCATCTGCCACCACATTAAAACTCAACTTTTTCACCATACCACTATTCACCTGCAACATCCCCAAAGGCTTGGTAATCCTGTTCAGAAACCCTCCGTCCATATCCCCTAATTCACCCTGATAAGAAAAAGCCCCATTCTTGGCATTCAGATCAAACTTAAAGTTGACCATCAACTTTCCCTGCCCCATCATATACGTGTTCAGATTGGCCAGCATAAAAGGGTTCTTAGCCTTTACCTTCTCCTCGTTCGTTACATTTAAAATTGTCCCTGAAGTCTTCTCAAAAGTAATTCTTCCTTTCTGCTTACTATCACTATCAAATTCCGCATAGCTAATATCCACATCACTCAAATTCAACTTCTTCACTGTTAACTGCGCCTTAACCAGCTGCAACAACTGATGTGGAAATTTTCCCACCCGTTCTATCCCCTGCGAAGGCAGTTCATTGTTATTAAATACCGATACAAAACCATTGGTAATATTCATTTCCTCAGCCGCAAGCTCCTGCTTCTTAATATAAAGCGGCAGATCGATCCCACTCAAACTAATATCACTCAGCTGAATACTGAACCGCTCTTTGGAGAAACCTACTTTGCGTCCAAAATCCATTTCCGAATACCGCGGCACTACGGCAAACTTCTTCACATTCAACTTCCCCGTTGAAGCTGCAAAAGAGAACTCATTCAACTGTATATGATACAAACTATCAGGCGTGGCGAACTGATAATCATTCAAACTGATCAATACATCTTTTAACAGGTAAATCCGGGTTGGATCAGTAGCTGAATTCGCATCAATCAACCAATCCTTTAGTGTAATATCCAGCTTATCCAGAGAATCAACTTCCGGTACAGGCACATTTTTATTAATATACTTGAAACTCACATCCTTTAAACTGATCGTGTTCACACTTACCAGTTTCAGAAACTTCGAGATATATTCATAAGGAGATTTATTAGGTCTTGGAGGCCGGTTCTCATTGAAATCAAACTGCCTGTTGATCATCACCACTTTAGGATGCTCAAATAACAACTGCTCTACACTCAGCTCTTTATCTTTGTAAATACTGAAAGGGTGAAAGTTCCGGATGGTCAGTTTCTTCAGGCTGACCTCATAAATATTATTCGGTGCCCGTTTAAGCTTGATCAGTTTATTAAAAATAATGGTATCAGGGATAATTTTCACGTTACTGACAGAGGCATTCCCCAGCAGGAAATTGGTATTTACGGTCGAAAACTCAATATGATACAAGCTATCCGTAGAATTCAGCACCAAATCCTTCAGCTCTTTCATAATAACGGGCCTTAGCTTTACACTAAGATACCATGACATCGCATCTGCCGCTACAAACAACAGAAACATGACAGCGGCAACCCATTTAATTACCGTAAATGTTTTTCGGGTTTTTCTCATCATGCCTAACCAGCGTCTAAAAATTACAATATACGTTTTTAAGAAAATAAAAACCAGTCATTTACCTCTTCCCGTTAATTCTTTCCGCCTTTTTCACTTGACGCTCCTTTAACTTATTCACCACTTCTTTCCTGCTTTTTTCCGGACTCTGCATTGGAATAATTCCCAATCCTATGGTTTCCCGCATACCCACAAAAACACTTTTCCACAGCAAGTTAAAAAACGAAGCACCGGCAGGCCGCTCAAAATGAATCTTAGCCGTTCTTAAATCCCCGTTCTTAGACGGATTTTCATCCTTAATGATCAATGTATTGGCTAAGAATGAAAGGAATCCCTTCTTCTGAACAGGTTTGCCATTTTCTCCCTCCTTCAGTAATTTCACCTTCAGCTGATTATAATACAACTGCATCGTCCCGTCAGAACCCTTTTCATTTGCCTGAACATCAAAGTCTATTTTCTGTATCTGTCCCGTCTCGATTTCCACCATACCCAACGGTTGGGCAAGCGGATTCAGCTTCACC of Pedobacter cryoconitis contains these proteins:
- a CDS encoding formimidoylglutamase — encoded protein: MSLSDFFSPLTLEKFTPKQGFYTSQLGMKASFYTEKFPELGDKTFDIAILGVKDDRAAVNNSGCSLGPDYFREQFYLLHEGAFESRIVDLGNIIAGATISDTYIALKMVVTELMRLDIVPVIIGGGQDLTYAQYMAYEALEQKVDLVVVDSKFDLDEDENEQGSIATRSDTYLNKIFMHQPNYLFNFSNIGYQTYLVNQDSLKVMNKLYFDVHRLGEFLTDVSSAEPVIRNANMMSFDFGCIRSSDSSANGNAGPNGFYGEQACKIAHYAGLNDKLTSIGFYEFNPAFDHGSQSAMLLGQMVWYFVDGFYNRKKDFPLNPKSQYLIYRASLNDGSGEMLFVKSKKSDRWWMQVPYPSGVSKNERFHLVPCRYEDYTMAVNGEVPDLWWRTYQKLL
- a CDS encoding NAD-dependent epimerase/dehydratase family protein; translation: MILVTGATGFLGAELIYQLTGQGQKVRALKREDSVIPAILSGNTLIEWVVADINDLSTLDDAFENITKVYHCAAKVSFDPKDKATLLKVNIEGTSNVANLCVYHNARLLHVSSVAALGEAKKDMQITEKDFWEYDANVHSYAISKYEGEMEVWRSMAEGLDAVIVNPSVIIGRNAGYTGSGAIFKLVKDGLGYYTKGATGIVDVEDVAKSMILLMESEITGERFTISAENYYYKQFFSEIAKGMGVKAPSKEAKPWMLGLAWRAAKLASLFTGKAAALTSDAAKSSLNISLYSNDKIRNSTGITFKPLHQSIQEVCAGLKKL
- a CDS encoding HAD-IB family phosphatase, which gives rise to MKQKNIYIIDFDSTFTQVEALDELARISLKKHPDKEAIFKKIEDLTNLAMEGKLSFGESLAQRVKLLEASEDHLKQLITRLKKKVSKSFSRNAEFFKKHADQVLIVSGGFKEFITPVVSQYHIKKENIYANTFVTTGDGKIIDYDHANPLSEEGGKVKLMQHLNLEGDLYGIGDGYSDFQLRESGMIKKFFAFTENISRESIVSRADHVTPSFDEFLYVNNLPRAISYPKNRILCLAIGDIPEESLALLKKDGLSIRHKTSFEDKYIKDVHMILLGKGEKMDPEKLKIALKLKTIGYLGSASSKIDLQACTTMGIVVFEDPKNNPRNANFIPKRMLDFMNKGTTYLSVNFPNLQLPRIDASHRLIHVHHNVPGIMAQINTVFAKHNINIVGQFLMTNPSIGYAITDINAEYDKDLFKSLKKIEHTIKFRVLY
- a CDS encoding tryptophan 2,3-dioxygenase family protein encodes the protein MNILLNSEYFIKMELTPEIKSKLDKLQEKYEAMGQDMAAYLDGLLYADFLTYWDYIHLDTLLSLQSPKTPFPDEEIFIMYHQITELYFKLCLHECKQIAEHPALTVEFFTARVKRINAYFNALTSSFDVMVDGMEKEQFLKFRMSLLPASGFQSAQYRMIEICATDFTRLVDKSKREELANASLEEKFENIYWKFGATELSSGKQTLTLKQFITKYAARFLQLVKDREFNNFSALYTRFEKEGHDVSLLADELRKLDLFVNVEWPLSHYKSAVRYLERDPVDIAATGGTNWQKYLPPRFQKRIFYPFLWTEEQLEEWGKSWVLSVLKSIKK
- a CDS encoding branched-chain amino acid aminotransferase; the protein is MIDTLTIKTTKAGHSRLAETDYTDLPFGKVFTDHMFVADYENGEWKNFEILPYGPIPMSPAISALHYGQAIFEGLKAYKQADGGVSVFRADKNFARFNKSATRMAMANIPEEVFMQGIAALIDIDKAWVPAEENYSLYLRPVMFATDPVLGVRPSSTYKFVILANPSAPYYSKPLKVKIETHYTRSAEGGVGAAKTAGNYSRAMLPTVEAQAEGFDQLIWTDAKEHKYLEESGAANLMFVINGKIVTPEVRETILDGVTRDTIILLAKSMGTEVEERRVLIREVLDNIENGSLTEAFAVGTAATVTQISEITYEGKTYQLTDPATRTVSTGIAKKLNDIRYGITADEFGWNWSV
- a CDS encoding DUF4377 domain-containing protein — encoded protein: MKTQLKNFSTKLILTLLFIAGLSSYSKAEDIRMVIKEERANCTGMGPQTCYLVKYSTSKDWEFFYGGIVGFTYQPGYRYTLLVSRTKRTNVPADASSYVYKVKRILKRQKISRGIENTTTNTAEANFVFNHKWNLIQLNGITQEESPAYLIFHREDQRFNGSAGCNNIFGSYEFSKGAISFKQIGSTMMACSEEKMKLENDFVNLLNDKTFRYDIADQTLNFYLGNKLVAIFGMSDLETNPQ
- a CDS encoding DPP IV N-terminal domain-containing protein, giving the protein MKNHLLFSLAAGLCFSFNLQAQEHRLNFAQTQGLSPSLTKSLNKVTGWSDENHYIEKDDKTRSLYAVDINSGAKTAYTPPPKSDVDVMIQDNDVYIKYGKSAPKRLTNTPEEELNPTLSPDGKYVAFTRKSDLYAVDVTTGKEIRYTTDATDVIYNGYSSWVYFEEILGRPTKYKAFWWAPDSKHLAFMRFDDTNVPMFPINGSTGQHGYVEKTRYPKAGDPNPEVKIGFVPSAGGTIVWADFNEKDDQYFGTPYWSYDGSNMMVQWMNRGQDNLKFYAVKPETGAKKEIYDEKQSSWVDLDYDGRITYLEDKKHYILKSDKTGWAHYYLYTLDGKLVNPLTSGKWQVKNIVKVDEKNKVVYFMANKEASTTTDLYSVNYNGKNLKRLTFGNYTHEVEMSPSGDKFITTYSNVTTPAKQALVDHNGKIIKEIADSKSADFASYNIGKTEMITIPTDDGYNLPAVITYPVDFDETKQYPVIFSIYGGPDAGTVKNTWKKADLQWWANEGIIQIEVDHRASGKFGKEGVALMHRNLSKWEMKDYITAAKWLKAKPWVNNKKLLITGHSYGGYITTMALTYGADYFDFGYAGAPVTSWELYDSVYAERFMDTPKENPEGYKNASVLTYTNKYKGLMRIMHGDMDDNVHMQNTIQLINKLEDENKHFELMIYPGGRHGWKGVKSKHDFSERARFYYTNLLDKPAPAEVLQ